In bacterium, one DNA window encodes the following:
- a CDS encoding DUF721 domain-containing protein produces MTYLREIKGIVKETFRKFNLGEESQKLFTIWQEEVGGLAKHAQIGNFREGKLLVEVDNPVYMQELSAKRKSIMDRVNKRMGKRFIVEVRFKLGKTDRSRSED; encoded by the coding sequence GTGACATACCTGAGGGAAATAAAAGGAATAGTTAAAGAAACTTTCCGAAAGTTTAATCTGGGCGAGGAGAGTCAGAAGTTGTTCACTATCTGGCAAGAAGAGGTGGGTGGACTGGCAAAGCATGCCCAGATTGGTAACTTTCGAGAAGGCAAATTGTTGGTAGAAGTAGATAACCCTGTGTATATGCAGGAATTGTCAGCAAAAAGGAAGTCTATAATGGATAGAGTAAATAAAAGGATGGGCAAAAGATTTATTGTGGAGGTTCGTTTTAAGCTTGGTAAAACAGATAGGAGTAGAAGTGAAGATTAA